From a region of the Fischerella sp. JS2 genome:
- a CDS encoding acetamidase/formamidase family protein, with the protein MTHHIIKATSNTVHLGGFSHEIESVLMIESGDTVDVETYTGYYIYDKAPPEFLTPEFVDICQNLPPERKIAGGPHLLTGPIYVREAEPGDILEVKLEAIKPSLPVGFNAIRTGWGALPHQFTQPALRFIPLDLENNVAEFPVNSGIKIPLRPFFGILGVATPETQRSSIPPGCYGGNIDNRELQAGSRVFLPIFVPGALFSIGDGHAAQGDGEVNVTAIETSMNGRIQLTIRKDLQLTAPIAETSTDIITMGFGETLDAALEQALNNMIDFLVKLTKISPEDAYVLCSLAVNFRITQVVNIPHKGVHGMLPKSVFSGEINLSLI; encoded by the coding sequence ATGACTCATCACATTATTAAAGCAACTTCAAATACTGTGCATCTAGGTGGGTTTTCCCATGAAATAGAATCAGTATTGATGATTGAATCTGGTGATACAGTAGATGTAGAAACTTACACTGGTTATTATATTTACGACAAAGCACCACCAGAATTTCTCACGCCAGAATTTGTTGATATTTGCCAGAACCTACCGCCAGAACGCAAAATAGCAGGTGGGCCGCATTTGCTTACAGGGCCTATTTATGTGCGCGAAGCAGAACCAGGAGATATTTTAGAGGTCAAATTGGAAGCTATTAAACCAAGTTTACCTGTTGGTTTTAATGCTATTCGGACAGGATGGGGTGCTTTACCACACCAGTTTACTCAACCAGCTTTGAGATTTATTCCCTTAGATTTAGAAAATAACGTTGCGGAATTTCCTGTCAATAGTGGCATAAAAATTCCCCTCAGACCTTTTTTTGGTATTCTTGGCGTTGCTACACCCGAAACGCAACGTTCTTCGATTCCTCCTGGTTGTTATGGTGGTAATATCGATAACCGCGAACTACAAGCAGGTTCCAGAGTATTCTTGCCTATTTTTGTTCCTGGTGCTTTATTTTCGATTGGTGATGGACATGCAGCACAGGGAGATGGTGAAGTTAATGTGACTGCGATCGAAACATCTATGAATGGTAGGATTCAACTAACAATTCGCAAGGATTTGCAACTAACTGCACCGATCGCTGAAACTAGCACCGATATTATCACAATGGGATTTGGTGAGACGTTAGATGCAGCCTTAGAACAAGCTTTAAACAACATGATTGATTTTTTGGTAAAGTTGACAAAAATATCACCAGAAGATGCCTATGTATTATGTAGTTTAGCAGTGAATTTTCGCATTACTCAAGTTGTTAATATTCCCCATAAAGGTGTGCATGGAATGTTACCAAAATCTGTTTTCTCAGGAGAGATAAATTTATCACTAATATGA
- a CDS encoding ATP-binding cassette domain-containing protein: protein MQGLNELIPRLQVRNITKSYSGFFANRQVNLTIQPGEIHALLGENGAGKSTLMKIIYGVVRPDRGEIFWQGKQVDITNPAKARSLGIGMVFQHFCLFETLTITENIALALPPNEKWDLARVNRKIRLLSQEYGLDINPAFPVYTLSVGEKQRVEIIRCLCVATKLLILDEPTAVLTPQETEKLFLTLRQIAAGGCSILFSSHKLEEVRSLCTHATILRNGEVIAECNPQAETIDSLARMMVGGDEETEGQGGQGGQGGQGGQGGQGGQGGQGGQENITLPHLPTSPLSLIPTSPFPYLLASPRFVFGIKASFGNILTAH, encoded by the coding sequence ATGCAAGGGTTAAATGAGCTGATTCCCCGTTTGCAAGTTAGAAATATTACCAAGTCTTACTCTGGTTTTTTCGCAAATAGGCAGGTGAATTTGACAATTCAACCGGGTGAGATTCATGCTTTGTTAGGAGAAAATGGGGCGGGTAAGAGTACCCTGATGAAAATTATCTATGGGGTAGTACGTCCTGATCGTGGTGAAATTTTTTGGCAAGGAAAACAAGTTGATATCACTAACCCAGCAAAAGCGCGATCGCTAGGGATTGGTATGGTGTTTCAGCACTTTTGTTTGTTTGAAACTTTAACAATAACAGAAAATATTGCCTTGGCACTTCCTCCTAACGAAAAATGGGATTTAGCGCGAGTTAACCGCAAAATTCGCCTTTTATCTCAAGAATACGGTTTAGATATCAACCCAGCTTTCCCAGTTTATACATTATCTGTAGGTGAAAAGCAGCGAGTAGAAATCATTCGTTGTCTGTGTGTTGCTACTAAATTACTGATTTTAGATGAACCCACGGCGGTGTTAACTCCCCAGGAAACAGAAAAGCTATTCCTGACGTTGCGGCAAATTGCTGCTGGTGGTTGCAGTATTTTATTTAGCAGCCACAAGTTAGAAGAAGTGCGATCGCTATGCACTCATGCAACAATATTGCGGAATGGCGAGGTAATAGCAGAATGTAACCCCCAAGCAGAGACAATCGACAGTTTGGCAAGGATGATGGTTGGCGGGGATGAGGAGACTGAGGGACAAGGAGGACAAGGGGGACAAGGGGGACAAGGAGGACAAGGAGGACAAGGAGGACAAGGAGGACAAGGAGGACAAGAGAATATTACACTCCCCCACCTCCCCACCTCCCCACTGTCCCTAATCCCCACCTCCCCATTTCCCTATCTGCTTGCAAGTCCGCGATTTGTGTTTGGAATCAAAGCATCATTTGGGAATATCCTTACAGCACATTAA
- a CDS encoding ATP-binding cassette domain-containing protein, producing the protein MESKHHLGISLQHINLDVRSGEIIGIAGVAGNGQRELLAALSGEVICPKADMVLLGEMPIGDCDVPKRRRLGLAYVPEERLGVGVVPNMSLLENALLTGYSQGLLRNGMIRQRKLKAWTSRICDAFNVKQAGLNSFAASLSGGNLQKFIIGREIQQNPTILIAAHPSWGVDINATATIYQAFMEMRDIGAGLLVVSEDLDELLTLCDRIGVIYKGQLSPFVPNADISRDQIGRWMGGVGFV; encoded by the coding sequence TTGGAATCAAAGCATCATTTGGGAATATCCTTACAGCACATTAATTTGGATGTTCGCAGTGGGGAAATAATTGGGATTGCGGGAGTAGCAGGTAATGGACAGAGGGAACTTTTAGCAGCTTTGAGTGGTGAAGTCATCTGTCCCAAGGCAGACATGGTTCTGTTGGGAGAAATGCCTATTGGTGATTGTGATGTGCCTAAGCGGCGGCGTCTGGGTTTGGCATATGTCCCAGAAGAACGTTTGGGAGTGGGTGTTGTACCAAATATGAGTCTGTTGGAAAATGCTTTGTTGACAGGTTACTCTCAAGGGTTATTGCGAAACGGGATGATTCGGCAGCGCAAGTTAAAAGCTTGGACTAGTAGAATTTGCGACGCCTTTAATGTCAAACAAGCGGGGTTAAATTCTTTTGCTGCTAGTTTATCGGGTGGCAATCTGCAAAAGTTTATTATTGGACGAGAGATTCAGCAAAACCCGACTATCTTGATTGCAGCACATCCGAGTTGGGGTGTGGATATAAATGCAACTGCAACTATTTATCAAGCTTTTATGGAAATGCGAGATATAGGCGCAGGATTACTGGTGGTTTCCGAGGATTTAGATGAGTTGTTGACATTGTGCGATCGCATTGGCGTCATCTACAAAGGACAACTTTCTCCCTTTGTGCCAAATGCAGATATCAGTCGCGATCAAATTGGTCGTTGGATGGGAGGAGTTGGTTTTGTTTGA
- a CDS encoding tetratricopeptide repeat protein, whose protein sequence is MQICQNPNCSNPFNPDGNRFCTSCGSNNFGALFKGRYRISRLLGEGGFGRTYEAQDIDRLDSPCVIKQFVPQVQGTAALNKAASMFKEEARRLYELGENHAQIPRLVAYFGQGTNLYLVQEFIAGDTLSTELLTQEFNEAKIRELLADLLPILQFIHDRNVIHRDIKPENIIRRQSDRKLVLIDFGGAKQVTQTTFARQGTGIYTIGYAPLEQMQGYAYPASDIYALGATCVRLLTGCLPLQDSFGNLADALYDVRNACWLWREYLQDKGVSVSKDLEQILEKMLKHFLPERYQSAQEVLEDLQGKKVAAVPPTIPVNWEAYNFWGLDKAQRLDYQGAIADLNQALQMNPNYVEAWRNRGDVYLQMGDYQAALADYNQALRIDPNFAGAIAGRNKINAMQKQQTPSYRPVSLSNMTFAYALSGHNNIIRSVAFSRDGQTLVSGSNDKTIRIWNLQKRQLQGVLSEKGEWVIVAISPDGQTLASGSSDKTIKIWHLQTGKLISVLRGHFDLINTLGFSRDGQTLVSGSRDRTIKIWHVGTGKLQRTLPENPGLIYSIAISSDGNLLVSGSSDKLIKIWQLETGELLQTIAGFPGFVRAVAISLALQVVVGAGFGKSIYIWDLYTGQLQLVLDGHNGSIQTLAMSPDGQNLISGSDDRTIKIWNLKTKTLLHTLTGHTGSILSVDISHNGQLLASSSEDKTIRIWQAI, encoded by the coding sequence ATGCAAATCTGTCAAAATCCTAATTGCTCAAATCCTTTTAATCCTGATGGGAATAGATTTTGCACTAGTTGTGGTTCAAATAATTTTGGTGCTTTATTTAAAGGTCGCTACCGAATTAGCAGGTTATTGGGTGAGGGTGGTTTTGGCAGAACCTACGAAGCACAAGATATTGATAGATTAGATTCGCCCTGCGTGATTAAGCAATTTGTCCCCCAAGTACAGGGAACAGCAGCATTGAATAAAGCTGCATCTATGTTTAAAGAAGAAGCTAGGCGATTATATGAATTAGGAGAAAATCATGCTCAGATTCCGCGTTTAGTTGCTTATTTTGGGCAAGGTACAAATTTATATTTAGTACAAGAATTTATTGCTGGGGACACTTTATCAACAGAACTTTTAACACAAGAATTTAATGAAGCAAAAATTCGAGAACTATTAGCTGATTTGTTGCCTATTTTGCAATTTATTCATGATCGCAATGTTATCCACCGTGATATTAAACCAGAAAATATCATTCGGCGTCAAAGCGATCGCAAACTTGTGTTGATCGATTTTGGTGGTGCAAAACAGGTGACACAAACTACTTTTGCTCGCCAGGGAACAGGAATTTATACAATTGGTTATGCACCTTTAGAACAAATGCAAGGATATGCTTATCCTGCTAGTGATATCTATGCTTTAGGAGCGACTTGTGTAAGATTGTTGACAGGTTGTTTACCATTACAAGATAGTTTTGGTAATCTTGCCGATGCTTTGTATGATGTCAGAAATGCTTGCTGGTTGTGGCGAGAATATTTACAAGACAAAGGTGTCAGTGTTAGCAAAGATTTAGAGCAAATTCTCGAGAAGATGCTCAAACACTTCCTACCAGAAAGATATCAATCTGCACAAGAAGTTTTAGAGGATTTGCAGGGTAAGAAGGTTGCTGCTGTCCCGCCTACTATACCAGTTAACTGGGAAGCTTACAATTTTTGGGGACTAGATAAAGCTCAAAGACTAGATTACCAAGGTGCGATCGCTGATCTTAATCAAGCTTTGCAGATGAATCCTAACTATGTAGAAGCATGGAGAAATCGGGGTGATGTCTATTTGCAAATGGGAGATTACCAGGCAGCATTAGCAGATTACAATCAAGCTTTAAGAATCGATCCGAATTTTGCTGGTGCGATCGCTGGGCGTAATAAAATTAACGCCATGCAAAAACAGCAAACCCCTAGTTATCGTCCAGTTAGCCTTAGCAATATGACTTTTGCCTATGCTTTGAGTGGACACAACAATATTATCCGTTCTGTAGCATTTAGTCGGGATGGACAAACCCTGGTCAGTGGTAGTAACGATAAAACGATCAGAATCTGGAATCTGCAAAAGCGGCAATTACAAGGGGTGCTGTCAGAAAAGGGAGAGTGGGTAATTGTAGCTATTTCCCCCGATGGACAGACTCTCGCTAGTGGTAGCAGCGACAAAACAATCAAAATTTGGCATCTACAAACTGGTAAATTAATATCGGTACTGAGGGGACATTTTGACTTAATTAATACACTGGGTTTTAGTCGGGATGGACAAACTCTTGTCAGTGGTTCTCGGGATCGAACTATCAAAATTTGGCATGTAGGAACTGGCAAATTACAGCGCACTCTGCCCGAAAATCCAGGCTTAATTTATAGTATAGCTATTAGTTCTGATGGTAATTTACTCGTCAGTGGTAGTAGTGATAAATTAATTAAAATTTGGCAATTAGAAACAGGAGAATTGCTGCAAACAATTGCGGGATTTCCAGGGTTTGTGCGTGCTGTTGCTATTAGTTTAGCTTTACAAGTTGTTGTTGGTGCTGGCTTTGGTAAATCTATTTATATCTGGGACTTATATACTGGTCAACTTCAACTAGTTTTGGATGGACATAATGGTTCGATTCAAACATTAGCTATGAGTCCAGATGGACAGAATTTAATTAGCGGTAGTGATGATCGAACTATCAAAATTTGGAACTTAAAAACTAAGACACTGCTGCATACTCTCACTGGACATACTGGTAGTATCTTATCTGTAGATATTAGTCACAATGGACAACTCCTCGCTTCTAGCAGCGAAGATAAAACTATCAGAATTTGGCAAGCGATTTAA
- a CDS encoding DUF2752 domain-containing protein: MNALYPRKYSFLTKKSFKVAALTSTIILAAIVLYFFNPSNSQIYPPSPFRLLTGLYCPGCGTLRGLHYLLHGNLLKAFDLNPLMVISLPYLIYSYIAYSAPVILGQKIPQIFIKSNWIWMILKVILAYWILRNLPFAPFSWLAP, translated from the coding sequence ATGAATGCACTTTATCCCCGCAAATATTCGTTTCTTACTAAAAAAAGTTTCAAAGTCGCAGCACTAACAAGTACTATTATTTTAGCTGCAATAGTTTTATATTTTTTTAATCCTAGCAATTCTCAGATCTACCCTCCTAGTCCATTTAGGTTGCTAACTGGCTTATATTGTCCTGGATGTGGCACACTCCGAGGCTTACATTATCTTTTGCATGGAAATCTACTCAAAGCTTTTGATTTAAACCCACTGATGGTAATATCATTACCATACTTAATCTATTCTTATATTGCTTATAGTGCGCCTGTAATTCTCGGTCAAAAGATTCCCCAAATTTTCATTAAATCTAATTGGATTTGGATGATCTTAAAAGTTATTTTGGCATACTGGATACTAAGAAATCTACCCTTTGCTCCTTTTTCTTGGTTAGCACCTTAA
- a CDS encoding ABC transporter permease, translating into MIFTNILNDTLRAATPLILAALGELVAEKSGVLNLGVEGMMLVGAASGFIVASVTDNIYLGLLIALVAGIAIAFIHAVLTITISTNQVATGLALSIFGSGLSAFIGADYVGQIITGLQPFSIPILESIPVIGKAFFQQDILVYLSIILVFLVAWFLQKTRSGLILRSVGESTTAAHALGLPINRVRYLAVLFGGAMAGLAGAYLSLVYTPFWAENMTAGRGWIAIALVVFATWKPMRILLGAYLFGGVSAIQLILQGLGVDISPYLLSSLPYLATILVLTIISRDATRIQLVAPASLGKPLQKL; encoded by the coding sequence ATGATTTTTACTAACATTCTCAACGATACTTTACGTGCAGCTACACCTTTGATTTTAGCCGCATTGGGCGAATTAGTGGCAGAAAAATCGGGTGTTTTAAACCTTGGTGTAGAAGGAATGATGCTGGTTGGGGCTGCTAGCGGTTTTATTGTTGCTTCTGTTACAGATAATATCTATTTAGGGTTACTGATCGCCCTAGTTGCAGGCATAGCGATCGCTTTTATTCATGCTGTGCTAACAATTACTATAAGCACTAATCAAGTAGCAACAGGTTTAGCCCTTAGCATTTTTGGTTCTGGACTCAGTGCTTTTATTGGTGCAGATTATGTTGGGCAAATAATTACTGGTTTGCAACCTTTCAGCATTCCAATTTTAGAATCCATACCCGTGATTGGGAAAGCTTTTTTTCAGCAAGATATCTTAGTATATCTCTCAATTATTTTAGTATTTTTGGTCGCTTGGTTTTTGCAAAAAACGCGCTCAGGACTGATATTGCGGAGTGTAGGTGAATCAACCACAGCAGCCCATGCTTTGGGTTTACCTATAAATAGAGTACGTTATTTAGCAGTTCTGTTTGGTGGGGCGATGGCGGGGTTAGCAGGGGCCTATCTTTCCCTAGTGTATACACCTTTTTGGGCAGAGAACATGACTGCCGGGCGGGGATGGATTGCGATCGCTTTAGTTGTGTTTGCAACTTGGAAACCAATGAGAATTTTGTTGGGTGCTTATTTATTTGGTGGAGTCAGCGCTATTCAGTTAATTTTGCAAGGACTAGGAGTAGATATTTCCCCTTATCTTTTATCTTCCTTGCCCTACCTTGCAACTATCTTAGTGCTAACGATCATCTCACGGGATGCCACCCGTATCCAATTAGTAGCACCTGCATCACTGGGAAAACCATTGCAAAAATTATGA
- a CDS encoding CD225/dispanin family protein — MQSRNVPTYLPQAILTTLFCCLPFGIVAIVYAAQVNSKLAAGDYEGAMQASKNAKIWCWASFGSGLAVVVLYILLFVIASLGSR, encoded by the coding sequence ATGCAATCTCGGAATGTACCGACTTATTTGCCACAAGCGATCTTAACAACCCTCTTTTGCTGTCTGCCATTTGGAATTGTGGCGATCGTTTATGCAGCACAAGTAAATTCTAAATTAGCCGCCGGAGATTATGAAGGTGCTATGCAAGCATCTAAAAATGCCAAAATATGGTGTTGGGCATCCTTTGGTTCAGGACTGGCTGTTGTTGTACTTTATATCCTATTATTTGTCATTGCATCATTGGGTTCACGATAA
- a CDS encoding BMP family ABC transporter substrate-binding protein — translation MDRRQFIKYASLTGASFTFVACSRDKFNNPQGEVSLGTSPVAANEPLKVGFVYVGPVGDFGWTYAHDLGRREMEANLQGKVRSTFVENVNEGADAERVIRQLALDGNKLIFTTSFGYMNPTIKVAKDFPKVYFEHCTGYKRAANVGTYLGRFEEPRYLTGMIAGKMTKSNIIGFIGAYPIPEVIRGINAFTQGLRAVNPKAKVRVVWVQSWYDPAKEREAAQALINLGADVLTQHTDSAAVVQLAEEKGIFAFGYNTDMSRFGAKAHLTSAINKWGKFYTDQALSVINGTWKSEDVWLGIGQGMVDISPINPIVPQDVQQLVMAKREEFIKGTANPFAGPVKDQKGVVRVQKGKVLQDKEQLAMNWYVEGIEGSIPQAES, via the coding sequence ATGGATCGTCGTCAGTTTATCAAGTATGCCTCTCTTACAGGAGCTAGTTTTACCTTTGTTGCTTGTTCTAGAGACAAATTTAATAATCCCCAGGGCGAAGTATCCCTTGGAACATCACCTGTAGCAGCGAATGAGCCTTTGAAGGTAGGATTTGTGTATGTAGGGCCTGTGGGTGATTTTGGATGGACTTATGCCCATGACCTTGGTCGTAGAGAAATGGAAGCAAATCTGCAAGGTAAAGTTAGATCTACTTTTGTAGAAAATGTCAACGAAGGTGCTGACGCTGAAAGGGTAATTCGTCAACTGGCATTAGATGGCAATAAGTTGATTTTTACAACTTCTTTTGGTTACATGAATCCAACAATTAAAGTTGCCAAAGATTTTCCTAAAGTTTATTTTGAACACTGTACTGGGTATAAACGCGCTGCCAATGTTGGCACTTACTTAGGACGTTTTGAAGAACCACGCTACTTGACTGGCATGATTGCTGGTAAAATGACCAAGTCCAATATCATCGGTTTTATCGGAGCATACCCAATTCCAGAGGTAATTCGTGGTATAAATGCTTTTACCCAAGGACTACGGGCAGTAAACCCCAAGGCAAAAGTAAGAGTAGTGTGGGTACAAAGTTGGTACGACCCAGCCAAAGAAAGAGAAGCAGCACAAGCTTTAATCAATTTAGGTGCAGATGTGCTGACACAGCATACTGACTCTGCTGCTGTTGTGCAATTAGCAGAGGAAAAAGGAATTTTTGCGTTTGGTTATAACACTGATATGAGTCGGTTTGGTGCAAAGGCACATTTAACATCAGCCATTAATAAGTGGGGGAAATTTTACACAGATCAAGCTTTGTCTGTAATCAATGGTACATGGAAATCGGAAGATGTTTGGTTGGGAATTGGTCAAGGAATGGTGGATATCTCACCTATAAATCCTATAGTTCCTCAAGATGTACAGCAATTGGTAATGGCGAAGCGGGAGGAATTTATTAAAGGTACTGCCAATCCTTTTGCGGGTCCCGTAAAAGACCAAAAAGGTGTAGTACGGGTGCAGAAAGGTAAAGTTTTGCAGGACAAGGAACAATTAGCAATGAATTGGTACGTAGAGGGAATTGAGGGGTCAATTCCACAAGCGGAATCCTAA
- a CDS encoding polysaccharide deacetylase family protein, which produces MQPPSFQPITQRPVFTLPNHARVAVWVVMNVEHFTFGKLGTAIQPHLNSYPEIANYGWRDYGNRVGIWRLFDLFAELEIPVTAAVNGEICTLYPEIIAAMQKYSWEIMAHGINNSTGHSGMDRDTEIEIIDLTLTLLEQATGKSPKGWLTPGFSITESTFELLYSAGIIYTADWVNDDQPYWYPLPNGRLLAIPYTIEANDITLCLSNRFSGVEFAQAIEDQFEELWQEGETQGRVMAIGLHPFIVGQPLRLKYLKQCLTHIKNTPNTWLTTGEEIYNLMNQNTN; this is translated from the coding sequence ATGCAGCCCCCATCTTTTCAACCAATTACCCAACGTCCAGTTTTCACATTACCTAATCATGCCAGAGTAGCTGTATGGGTAGTAATGAATGTCGAACATTTCACCTTTGGTAAGCTAGGAACAGCAATTCAACCCCATTTAAATAGTTATCCAGAAATTGCTAACTATGGTTGGCGAGACTATGGCAATCGTGTCGGTATTTGGCGGTTATTTGATTTATTTGCTGAGTTAGAAATTCCTGTGACTGCGGCAGTTAACGGCGAAATTTGTACACTTTATCCTGAAATTATCGCAGCTATGCAGAAATATAGCTGGGAAATCATGGCGCATGGTATTAATAATTCCACTGGTCATAGTGGGATGGATAGAGATACAGAAATAGAGATAATTGATCTAACTTTAACCTTACTAGAACAAGCCACAGGTAAAAGTCCCAAAGGATGGTTAACACCAGGTTTTTCCATCACAGAATCAACTTTTGAATTATTGTATTCCGCTGGAATTATTTACACAGCCGACTGGGTAAATGATGACCAACCATATTGGTATCCATTACCCAACGGTCGCTTACTAGCAATTCCTTACACCATCGAAGCAAATGATATTACTTTATGTTTAAGTAACCGCTTTTCTGGGGTAGAATTTGCCCAAGCCATAGAAGATCAATTTGAAGAACTTTGGCAAGAAGGAGAAACACAAGGACGAGTCATGGCCATTGGCTTGCATCCATTTATCGTTGGTCAACCATTGCGATTAAAGTATTTGAAACAGTGCTTAACACATATAAAAAATACACCTAATACCTGGCTAACAACAGGCGAAGAAATTTATAACTTAATGAATCAAAATACAAATTAA
- a CDS encoding TSUP family transporter, whose product MSNILIQLLIIGLVAGVAGGMFGIGGGAIMVPAMVLLMSMDQKFATGTSIAAQILPIGILAAIVYYRNGNLNIKYAFIIAVGLIVGNLFGALFANQPFVSSELMKKLYGVFLLLIGLRYLLFR is encoded by the coding sequence ATGTCTAACATACTCATTCAATTGTTGATAATTGGTCTTGTGGCTGGTGTAGCTGGCGGTATGTTTGGTATTGGTGGTGGTGCAATTATGGTTCCAGCTATGGTTTTACTCATGAGCATGGATCAAAAGTTTGCTACTGGTACTTCTATCGCTGCTCAAATATTGCCTATCGGTATTTTAGCTGCAATAGTTTACTACCGTAACGGTAATCTTAATATCAAATATGCATTCATTATTGCAGTTGGTTTAATCGTTGGCAATTTGTTTGGGGCTTTATTTGCCAATCAGCCATTTGTTAGTAGTGAATTGATGAAAAAGCTGTATGGCGTGTTTTTATTACTAATTGGTTTACGATATTTGCTATTTAGATAA
- a CDS encoding ABC transporter permease, translating to MFDFKLEPREQPAKIWLVLSPLLALLGTVIVGFFLFRLLGKSPITAFTTLFISPLSSLYGITEIAVKAAPIILIAVGLAVCFQAQVWNIGAEGQFTLGAIFASAVALVFANINNYILLLLCLLAGIVGGAIWASIPAILKVKFHTNEILTSLMLNYVAVSLLNYLVRGILQDPQGYNFPESAPFSEFASLPSLITGTRLHLGVIFALMATLLIWGMLQQTFFGFSVRVIGASPSAANYAGIKSDRIIWLSLLISGGLAGLAGACEVLGPIGQLRPFISPGYGYAAILAAFVGRLHPLGIILSSLLMALFYVGSELLQIKLGLPLALAGVFQGIVFFFLLAGDLLIYKRIVKSQ from the coding sequence TTGTTTGACTTCAAATTAGAACCCCGTGAACAACCCGCAAAAATTTGGTTAGTTTTATCACCTCTACTAGCGTTACTAGGAACAGTAATTGTAGGATTTTTTCTGTTTCGTTTGTTGGGTAAATCTCCGATTACTGCATTCACTACTTTATTTATTTCGCCTTTAAGTAGTTTGTATGGAATCACAGAAATAGCAGTCAAAGCAGCACCAATTATCTTGATTGCTGTTGGTTTAGCTGTATGTTTTCAAGCCCAAGTTTGGAATATTGGTGCCGAGGGACAGTTTACTCTGGGGGCAATTTTTGCTAGTGCCGTAGCCTTAGTATTTGCCAATATCAATAACTACATTTTACTCTTACTTTGTTTACTAGCTGGAATAGTAGGTGGTGCAATCTGGGCTAGCATCCCGGCTATTTTAAAAGTGAAGTTTCATACTAATGAAATTCTCACTAGTTTAATGTTGAATTATGTGGCAGTTTCTCTTTTAAACTATTTAGTCCGAGGAATTTTACAAGACCCCCAAGGATATAATTTCCCTGAATCTGCACCCTTTAGTGAATTCGCCAGCTTACCATCATTGATTACCGGGACACGGTTACATTTGGGTGTAATTTTTGCCCTCATGGCGACATTGTTAATTTGGGGAATGCTGCAACAAACATTTTTTGGTTTTAGTGTGCGGGTAATTGGTGCAAGTCCTAGTGCAGCAAATTATGCTGGGATTAAAAGCGATCGCATTATTTGGCTAAGTTTACTTATCAGTGGAGGTTTAGCAGGTTTAGCTGGTGCGTGTGAAGTTCTCGGTCCCATTGGACAATTACGCCCTTTCATTTCTCCTGGTTATGGTTATGCTGCTATCCTAGCTGCATTTGTTGGTCGTTTACACCCTTTGGGAATTATTTTATCTAGTTTGCTGATGGCACTGTTTTATGTAGGCAGTGAATTATTACAGATAAAATTAGGACTGCCCTTAGCTTTAGCAGGAGTTTTTCAAGGCATTGTATTTTTCTTTCTTTTAGCAGGTGATTTATTGATTTATAAGCGGATAGTCAAAAGTCAATAG
- a CDS encoding DUF5684 domain-containing protein, with amino-acid sequence MLFQIYNLSFIYFIAQANRSGGAGGFVGFIIGIAAYLFASYCFYKIYQKLGEPNAWFAWVPILNNWIMYKAGDQSPWWIIGLFIPFVNIVAAVFLIIAFVNILKKLGKNPWLILLMIIPIVNFVILYQFAFG; translated from the coding sequence ATGCTTTTCCAAATCTATAATTTGAGTTTTATCTACTTTATTGCCCAGGCTAATCGCTCTGGTGGTGCTGGAGGATTTGTTGGCTTTATTATTGGGATTGCTGCTTATCTTTTTGCTTCTTATTGCTTCTACAAAATCTATCAAAAGTTAGGAGAACCAAATGCTTGGTTTGCCTGGGTTCCTATTCTAAATAACTGGATTATGTATAAAGCTGGCGACCAATCACCTTGGTGGATTATTGGACTCTTCATCCCTTTTGTAAATATTGTTGCTGCTGTCTTTTTAATTATTGCTTTTGTTAACATTTTGAAAAAATTAGGCAAGAATCCTTGGCTAATTTTGTTGATGATAATTCCTATAGTTAACTTTGTAATATTATACCAATTTGCCTTTGGTTAA